In a genomic window of Flavobacteriales bacterium:
- a CDS encoding AAA family ATPase, giving the protein MPHQRNAGHLAITERVREGLGHAPTGGQERAIDAIARLIATPQSMATLILKGYAGTGKTTLLGATVIALRKQRTPVVLLAPTGRAAKVLAAHALKDASTIHRRIYRVGEEADGLSLGLAPNKDAGALFIVDEASMIGGPSMDEGFGSRDLLSDLLEHVFMAPGCKLLLVGDPAQLPPVGSDRSPALSVQALRRIGLMAGAVELTEVVRQEEASGILRNATDLRALLTSTALAPASVHQEAGSAIPRFTPFADVIRTDGHDLQDALESAYARDGDEEVCVITRSNKRAYLYNQQVRALIHGYEEELSPGDRLMVVKNNYLWAGVNGKPELIANGEPITVKRMHRTEERYGLRFADLTVGWWSGKVDRELEVKVMLDTLAAESPALPSPRMKLLLQSVRAAHVGKPRREQMRLMREDPYANALQVKYAYAVTCHKAQGGQWRTVFVDQGYITEEMVDSEYLRWLYTAVTRATDRLHLLNFHPRFWGDQD; this is encoded by the coding sequence ATGCCGCACCAACGAAATGCCGGGCACTTGGCCATTACCGAGCGCGTCCGCGAAGGCTTGGGGCATGCGCCAACGGGGGGGCAGGAGCGTGCGATCGATGCGATCGCTCGCTTGATCGCAACGCCTCAGTCCATGGCGACACTGATCCTGAAGGGCTATGCCGGCACCGGAAAGACGACCCTGCTCGGAGCCACGGTGATCGCGCTGCGGAAGCAGCGCACACCAGTGGTGCTGCTCGCGCCCACGGGCCGTGCTGCCAAAGTGCTGGCGGCGCACGCGCTCAAGGATGCGAGCACGATTCACCGGCGCATCTACCGCGTGGGTGAAGAGGCGGATGGGTTATCCCTTGGCCTAGCACCGAACAAGGATGCAGGCGCGCTCTTCATCGTCGATGAGGCGAGCATGATCGGAGGGCCTTCCATGGATGAGGGCTTCGGTTCGCGCGACCTGCTCAGCGACCTGCTCGAGCACGTGTTCATGGCTCCTGGTTGCAAATTGCTGCTGGTCGGTGATCCAGCACAGCTGCCTCCGGTCGGGAGCGACCGCAGCCCTGCTCTTAGCGTTCAGGCCCTGAGGAGGATCGGTTTGATGGCTGGTGCGGTGGAGCTCACCGAGGTGGTTCGGCAAGAGGAGGCATCGGGCATCCTTCGCAATGCAACTGATCTGAGGGCACTGCTCACGAGCACTGCTCTTGCGCCAGCGTCGGTTCATCAGGAAGCAGGAAGTGCAATCCCGCGTTTCACCCCATTCGCGGATGTCATTCGAACAGATGGCCACGACTTGCAGGATGCGCTGGAGAGCGCCTATGCCCGAGACGGTGACGAGGAAGTGTGCGTGATCACGCGCAGCAATAAGCGTGCGTACCTCTACAATCAGCAGGTCCGTGCCCTTATCCACGGCTATGAAGAGGAGCTGAGCCCCGGTGACCGCCTCATGGTCGTGAAGAACAACTACCTGTGGGCCGGGGTCAACGGGAAACCTGAGCTCATCGCCAACGGTGAACCGATCACCGTGAAGCGGATGCATCGCACTGAGGAACGATACGGGCTGCGTTTCGCGGACCTTACCGTAGGCTGGTGGAGCGGCAAGGTGGATCGTGAGCTTGAGGTGAAAGTGATGCTCGACACGCTGGCTGCTGAATCACCGGCACTGCCTTCACCGCGCATGAAGCTCCTTCTGCAGAGCGTTCGGGCCGCCCATGTCGGCAAGCCGCGCCGTGAGCAGATGAGGCTGATGCGTGAGGACCCGTACGCGAATGCGCTCCAGGTGAAGTACGCCTATGCCGTCACCTGCCACAAGGCACAGGGCGGGCAATGGCGTACGGTGTTCGTGGATCAGGGCTACATCACGGAGGAGATGGTCGACAGCGAGTACCTGAGATGGCTCTACACCGCGGTAACGCGGGCCACCGACCGGTTGCATCTGCTCAACTTCCATCCTCGCTTCTGGGGCGATCAGGACTGA
- a CDS encoding 4'-phosphopantetheinyl transferase superfamily protein, whose translation MASLEIMLHCSRTERMDRQAGKPDQPRTGEAKLWLASIAELRAASDRYKALLDPDERIRAERFRFEADRERFVLGHGFLRETLAAAMGIAPSEIRYGRSTHGKPFIEGHSARFNFSDTKDAVLVGFTERADLGIDLETMTRRVDHDAVAGHYFTEEEVVALQVLDGPARKRRFLELWTRKEAVLKASGVGIMEDLKEMRVEDGSNSMRASHPEFVSMAASAYHVRTFLIGDAHIVSLAAPVPLDAIWLR comes from the coding sequence ATGGCGTCCCTGGAGATCATGCTCCATTGCTCCCGTACCGAACGCATGGATCGGCAGGCCGGAAAACCGGACCAGCCGCGAACCGGAGAAGCGAAGCTCTGGCTCGCTTCCATCGCGGAGCTGCGCGCCGCTTCCGACCGTTATAAGGCCCTGCTCGATCCGGATGAGCGCATACGCGCTGAGCGCTTCCGGTTCGAGGCCGACCGTGAGCGCTTCGTGCTTGGTCATGGCTTCCTGCGAGAAACCCTGGCTGCTGCAATGGGAATAGCGCCAAGCGAGATCCGCTATGGCCGCAGCACGCATGGGAAACCGTTCATCGAAGGTCATTCGGCACGGTTCAACTTCAGTGACACCAAGGATGCCGTGCTCGTGGGCTTCACCGAACGAGCTGACCTCGGCATCGATCTGGAGACCATGACCCGTCGCGTGGATCACGATGCCGTCGCCGGCCATTACTTCACAGAAGAAGAGGTGGTTGCCCTTCAAGTGCTGGATGGGCCAGCGCGCAAGAGGCGCTTCCTTGAGTTATGGACGCGCAAGGAGGCCGTGCTGAAGGCCAGCGGCGTAGGGATCATGGAGGACCTGAAGGAGATGCGGGTCGAGGATGGCTCGAATTCCATGCGCGCTTCGCACCCGGAGTTCGTGAGCATGGCCGCCAGTGCTTACCACGTGCGCACCTTCCTGATAGGCGATGCGCACATCGTGAGCCTTGCAGCGCCCGTGCCTCTCGATGCCATATGGCTTCGGTGA
- a CDS encoding amino acid adenylation domain-containing protein, translated as MEKFIQEPRFVAVDFDPFTGPSIERTIPTTEAQREVLTASEMGVDASCAYNESVSLELKGTLDRPALERAMHELVKRHESLRSTLNASGTRMLVTDEVKFELPFTDLSSLNDTERGKQLDAIAQKDMTTPFDLRNGPLFRAQLIRVSSDSHLLRLCGHHVVCDGWSLGIMMAEISALYNAAKNGGAPKLPEANTFSEYSLASIDFAKSPEHASVERHWLDLYKGPIPRLDLPTDRPRPKQKTYKGNRVDLLLQQDLVRGLKEVATRSGASFVTTLMTTFEVLLHKLTGDSDIVVGLPAAGQSDLGMKHLVGHCVNLLALRSRIDEDKAFIEHLKARRTGVLDAFDNQKYTFGTLLRKLNVTREPGRIPLCPVVFNIDMNMDDGVGFDGLQHRFISNPRAFENFELFLNATGNEGHLTLEWSYNTDLFDEATVRGWMDQLNTLIKRVSAAPNATIADLVSEAAIVGEQQMPKPEWHGRATAFPKVDIGSLFDEVAAKHADRTAVELLDQKLDYRELQQRVHALSSALINLGVKPGEPVGLCMDRSFDMVVAMLATLRAGGCFVPFDPAYPADRLAFMFSDTAVKVMLTQRHLANALPKHSARYIFLDEVKAGDDTTVPKVSPDAPAYVMYTSGSTGTPKGVVVPHRAIVRLVREQNFVAFGPDLCWLQLSNISFDASTLEIWGALLNGGRLVLQAQQKPTLPEICDSIAKHKVTSVWFTVGLFNMLVDEQLDRLRGLKHILTGGDVLSVPHVKKALKALGPNVLINGYGPTENTTFTCCFPINNEASITDSVPIGFPLNNTTVHVLDEQRNPVPVGRKGELYTGGDGVALGYWRRDDLTAEKFIDDPFSGKSGAKLYRTGDIVKWQNDGSIAFIGRADGQVKIRGFRIELGEIENALNDLPSVKDKVVAARQDGPGEKQLACYIVPSETHTGAHDELLNTAREHLRAKLPLYMVPTGFMVLNELPLTANGKIDRRALPMPAAQTSALKAEHVAPRNTIERALAAIWSKVLNASDIGIHDDFFDLGGHSLIGIQLLGQVEQQFGKALPLKTLFEAPTIAQFADLLKGEGAAHDWKNLSLIQPEGDGLPLFCVHGDEASHFIPKYLGSTRPFFAFFHQGEDGKRIEYTTVESIASHFIREMKQAKPKGPYLLTGFSFGGVVAFEMAQQLAAAGDEVPLLALIDTYSPALHAAAIESDKRFYTPLKNAIYRWIVRRALRNGGTVPARFRNFHIIDTYDSAVLGYQPRPWAGKMIVLKAEGSWGPKEMGWSALAKGGLEVKVLPGDHYSIIKEPHVKELAYALESASTFSAAVNATHG; from the coding sequence ATGGAGAAGTTCATCCAAGAACCCCGATTCGTCGCCGTTGACTTCGACCCCTTCACCGGGCCGTCGATCGAGCGCACCATCCCCACCACGGAAGCGCAACGCGAAGTGCTCACCGCATCCGAGATGGGCGTGGACGCGAGCTGTGCCTACAACGAGAGCGTATCGCTCGAGCTGAAGGGCACGCTCGACCGACCCGCCCTGGAGCGTGCGATGCACGAACTCGTGAAGCGCCACGAATCGCTCCGCTCGACGCTCAACGCCAGCGGCACGCGCATGCTGGTGACGGACGAAGTGAAATTCGAACTGCCCTTCACCGACCTCTCCTCGCTGAACGATACCGAGCGAGGCAAACAACTCGATGCCATCGCGCAGAAGGACATGACGACGCCCTTCGACCTGCGCAACGGCCCCCTCTTCCGCGCGCAGCTGATCAGGGTGTCCAGCGATTCGCATCTGCTACGCCTCTGTGGGCATCACGTGGTCTGCGATGGCTGGAGCCTCGGCATCATGATGGCCGAGATCAGCGCGCTGTACAATGCGGCGAAGAATGGCGGGGCGCCGAAGCTGCCCGAAGCGAACACCTTCAGCGAATACAGCCTGGCCTCCATCGACTTCGCGAAGAGCCCTGAGCACGCGTCGGTGGAACGCCACTGGCTCGACCTCTACAAAGGCCCCATCCCACGCCTGGACCTGCCCACCGACCGTCCGCGGCCGAAGCAGAAGACCTACAAGGGCAACCGCGTCGACCTGCTGCTCCAGCAAGATCTGGTACGCGGGCTGAAGGAAGTGGCCACCCGAAGCGGCGCCAGCTTCGTGACCACCTTGATGACCACCTTCGAGGTGTTGCTGCACAAGCTCACCGGCGACAGCGACATCGTGGTGGGATTGCCCGCCGCCGGCCAGAGCGACCTGGGTATGAAGCATCTGGTGGGGCATTGTGTCAACCTGCTTGCGCTGCGCAGCCGCATCGACGAGGACAAGGCCTTCATCGAGCACCTGAAGGCGCGTCGCACCGGCGTGCTCGACGCCTTCGACAACCAGAAGTACACCTTCGGCACCCTGCTGCGGAAGCTGAATGTGACACGCGAGCCGGGACGCATCCCGCTCTGCCCCGTGGTGTTCAACATCGACATGAACATGGACGATGGCGTGGGCTTCGACGGGCTTCAGCACCGCTTCATCAGCAACCCGCGCGCCTTCGAGAATTTCGAGCTCTTCCTGAATGCCACCGGCAACGAGGGCCATCTCACGTTGGAATGGAGCTACAACACCGACCTCTTCGACGAGGCCACGGTGCGCGGCTGGATGGACCAGCTCAACACGCTGATCAAGCGCGTTAGCGCCGCGCCCAATGCCACCATCGCCGACCTGGTCAGTGAAGCGGCCATCGTGGGTGAGCAGCAGATGCCGAAGCCCGAATGGCACGGCCGCGCCACCGCTTTCCCGAAGGTGGACATCGGCAGCCTCTTCGATGAGGTGGCTGCGAAGCACGCCGATCGCACCGCCGTGGAACTGCTCGACCAGAAACTGGACTACCGCGAACTGCAGCAGCGCGTGCATGCGCTCAGCAGCGCGCTCATCAACCTGGGCGTGAAGCCCGGCGAGCCGGTGGGCCTGTGCATGGACCGCAGCTTCGACATGGTGGTGGCCATGCTCGCGACATTGCGCGCCGGAGGCTGCTTCGTGCCTTTCGACCCCGCGTACCCAGCCGACCGCCTTGCCTTCATGTTCAGCGATACCGCTGTGAAGGTGATGTTGACGCAACGCCACTTGGCCAATGCCCTGCCGAAGCACAGCGCGAGGTACATCTTCCTCGATGAGGTGAAGGCTGGCGACGACACAACGGTTCCGAAGGTCTCGCCCGATGCGCCCGCGTACGTCATGTACACCAGCGGCAGCACCGGAACGCCGAAGGGCGTGGTGGTGCCGCATCGGGCCATCGTACGTCTCGTTCGCGAGCAGAATTTCGTGGCATTCGGCCCTGACCTCTGCTGGCTGCAGCTCTCGAACATCAGCTTCGACGCGAGCACCCTGGAGATCTGGGGCGCCCTGCTGAATGGCGGAAGGCTCGTGCTGCAAGCACAGCAGAAACCGACGCTGCCGGAGATCTGCGACTCCATCGCGAAGCACAAGGTCACCAGCGTATGGTTCACCGTAGGCCTCTTCAACATGCTCGTGGATGAGCAGCTCGATCGTTTGCGCGGGCTGAAGCACATCCTCACCGGCGGCGATGTGCTGAGTGTGCCCCACGTGAAGAAGGCCTTGAAAGCGCTCGGCCCCAACGTGCTCATCAATGGTTACGGCCCCACGGAGAACACGACGTTCACCTGCTGCTTCCCCATCAACAACGAAGCGAGCATCACCGACAGCGTGCCCATCGGCTTCCCGCTGAACAACACCACGGTGCATGTGCTCGATGAGCAGCGCAACCCCGTGCCTGTTGGCCGCAAAGGCGAGCTCTACACCGGCGGGGACGGCGTGGCGCTGGGCTATTGGAGGCGTGACGACCTGACGGCCGAGAAGTTCATCGACGACCCATTCAGCGGGAAGAGCGGCGCCAAGCTCTACCGTACAGGTGACATCGTGAAGTGGCAGAATGATGGCAGCATCGCCTTCATCGGCCGTGCCGATGGGCAGGTGAAGATCCGCGGCTTCCGCATCGAGCTGGGCGAGATCGAGAACGCCCTCAACGACCTGCCGAGCGTGAAGGACAAGGTCGTTGCTGCGCGACAGGACGGGCCCGGCGAGAAGCAACTCGCCTGCTATATCGTGCCTTCAGAGACGCATACAGGCGCGCACGATGAGCTGCTGAACACGGCACGAGAGCACCTGCGGGCCAAGCTTCCCCTTTACATGGTGCCCACCGGCTTCATGGTGCTGAATGAGCTGCCGCTGACGGCGAACGGCAAGATCGACCGTCGAGCGCTTCCAATGCCTGCCGCGCAGACGAGCGCTTTGAAGGCCGAGCATGTAGCGCCGCGCAACACCATCGAGCGCGCGCTCGCTGCGATCTGGAGCAAGGTGCTCAACGCATCGGACATCGGCATCCACGACGACTTCTTCGACCTCGGCGGCCACTCGCTCATCGGCATCCAATTGCTCGGCCAGGTGGAACAGCAATTCGGCAAGGCACTGCCGCTGAAGACGCTCTTCGAAGCGCCCACGATCGCCCAATTCGCCGATCTGCTCAAGGGCGAAGGAGCCGCGCACGACTGGAAGAACCTCTCGCTCATCCAGCCTGAAGGCGATGGCCTTCCCCTCTTCTGCGTGCATGGCGACGAGGCCAGCCACTTCATCCCGAAATACCTCGGCAGCACCCGGCCCTTCTTTGCCTTCTTCCACCAAGGCGAGGATGGCAAGCGCATTGAATACACGACTGTTGAATCCATCGCTTCTCATTTCATCCGTGAGATGAAACAAGCGAAGCCGAAGGGCCCCTACCTGCTCACTGGCTTCTCCTTCGGCGGCGTAGTGGCCTTTGAGATGGCGCAGCAGCTGGCTGCGGCCGGTGATGAGGTTCCATTGCTCGCGCTGATCGATACGTATTCGCCGGCCCTGCATGCCGCTGCGATCGAATCGGACAAGCGCTTCTACACGCCACTGAAGAACGCGATCTACCGTTGGATCGTGCGTCGTGCGTTGCGCAACGGAGGTACCGTGCCGGCGCGATTCCGCAACTTCCACATCATCGACACCTACGACAGCGCCGTGCTGGGCTACCAGCCGAGGCCATGGGCAGGGAAGATGATCGTGCTGAAAGCTGAAGGGTCATGGGGACCGAAGGAGATGGGATGGAGTGCGTTGGCGAAAGGCGGCCTGGAAGTGAAGGTGCTTCCTGGGGATCACTATAGCATCATCAAGGAGCCCCATGTGAAGGAACTCGCGTATGCGCTGGAGTCCGCTTCAACCTTTTCCGCTGCGGTCAATGCCACGCATGGCTGA